TTgaaaagaaaaagcattttgaaAGGCGTTTAACCAATTAGGTTAGTTTAGAATGCAACTGTAAACTTAATCGGGGACTGTTGGTTTCAGGACGCGTCCTTTCCCGAGAACATTAAATATTATGCTAGAAGTTAATTACTATACACATACAAGTAATAAATAAAGTGCTAATTTCCCGCACGCAATCAAGGTAGACTAGATTTGTCTTGCCTCGTTATCTCTATCGAATATGTCTTAAAATTCAACAGGCAGAAAAGGGTATTACATTGCTGCAGCAACTGAGCctaagaaaatcaattgaacGCACACCAAAATCAGCAATACCGTGTtttcacaaagagttgcaattgatcaaaTCGAACACAACTATGGAAGTGACAGGCGTAATCATGGTTATCTTCAATGTGTATACGCTGACGTTTGTAAGCAATCAGAAGCACGTTGGTTGGCCAAAGCAATTGTAATGATTGTGAAGTTATTGTTTCCAAAGTGATTAATCCATATGCTTATAGACAGAGTTATGGGGATGCATGCTTGCCTAGCTCAGACTGGTTGGGCGAATCAGACTGGACACTCAGGAAAATAATGTGAAGCAAACGCAACCATCATATTTTCGTGTTGTTGATTTACCTAAGCAAATAAGAATTTGTTCCTTTTGACTTTTCTATAACAATCCTGTGTTTCGATATTTTCCTCCTTTATTTTCATCCCTAAGGGTGGTTCAAGAGCACTCATGAGGTAATCTCGGGTAAGTACCCCACCCCGGTCACCCCTGCCGGATACGCCTTCAGCATATGGGGTCTCATCTACCTGTGGAACTTTGCCTGGATCATCTACATCCTGACGACCTTATGTCGATCAAACAGCCGTGGACCAGTCTACCTCAACCCACCTGCGACAACGGTCATGTTCCTCAACAGCTACATGATCAACAATGTTGCCAACATCCTGTGGCTATTCTTGTGGGATCGGGAGTACCTGACGAGATCTACGTTAGCTCTCTTTCTGATCGCACTAACCCTCTACGTAGGGTTGTACGTCAGCCTCACCAATGTCTACCAGTATCTCACCGATTTCAAAGACTTTGCAGAGTAGGTTTGCTATCTCTTCTAAACCATAAATGATGCGGTTCGATAGTCTCTGAGAATAACCTGAGTTTAACTTTAAACTTGTTTTTGTCTGCAAATcgtttttatgtttcttattaTTTTAGTGAACGTGAAGAAGATTGACAATAATAATCGTAAAGACACAAACAAATTGCCAAAATATCTTATGATCAACAGCACTAACAGGTGGTAATGGGTTGGTGACAGTGACTAACCACGAATTTCAAAACAGGAAGGACCAAGGGAGAAAACCCTGTTCATTTTGTTTGACAAACAATGTTCAATAAGCAATGCATATTCTACAACTTGCAAAAAATGATGTAATGgtcgccaaaaaaattgacaatagaaaataaatgacTGACTATCACTTCTAAAatgttcatttgtttattctttttttaaacaaaacataaatgaGGAAAATTGCGCCACCTGGtggtaaaaataagaaaagcagTTTTAGTAGGATAGGTACCAACCGAAATGTCACAATctaacaaatcaaataaaacgcTTTAAGTTAGCCAACGAACTGTAAGAAAAGGGTATTATACCTAACAGAATGGAAAAGTGACGAAACGAGTACTTGAAATAATGAAGCACATATAGTGTCTAAAGTAAACGCCTCTattgaaaacgaaaaaaaaaagaaatatggaaCAGAAAATATTAAAGAGGGCACTTTTATCTTTGAATAACTTTAAGACTAATCAACTTTAATCACAACCTCGCGATTCAGGTAGAGAAATTCAATTTACCCAGTTGTATTTTCGGTCGgcaatttcaatgattttcatgcaatatttcaaaaactGTTTGGAAGTAAATTAAAGATAATATTAAGTCACATACATTCACAATCATTTGTGATACTTAATGCATATATTATGAGATAATCAGAGCGAAAGACGGCGTTTTCATCTGCTTAAGTGTCCGGAGTCTCTGGACATCGGACCCTCCCCTCCTACTCTTTCCTTTCCATTACAATAAACCACAAAGTTGTTTCCGAAATATGAATATagtcttatttcattttcaattattttatttttggttgtAAGATCTGATCTGTGGGCCTATAGAGTCTTAGTGCATAATGGTCTGGCCATCTATGCTACCTGGGCTACAGCTGCAGCCCTCATCAACCTATCAGTAGCACTCATATACGAAGCCATGCTACCAAGGTAATTATAATTCTTTCAGAGGCGTATCCCGGGGGTGGGGAGATGGGGGTATAAGGGTGCCCCAGGAGCAATTCAAGGGGCGTAACAGGGTAATTGATGGTAGTAGAAAATACAGAAAGATCTTATTTCATGAACAGTTTAAGCAACAAGAAACATTTGGACTGGGTACATTTTCTGCACTAGCCAATTGAGGTGTCATATTTTGAAAAGGCCCAGATTTTCTCATCCcgggtgaccccccccccccaaaaaaagaagatattccactgctacatgtataaacattcTTACTTGGGTGTGGTCGAATGTTGGGCTACAATCAATATCCTATGAATGGTCAaaggttttttgtttttttacatggAACATTGTTTTGCTGTGATTGGCTCATTGGGGAAAATTTGCCGTGGACTGTGAGATTTTTATCGGGgagttttatatacatgtagaaatatgTTTGCAAGTATCTTTCAAGAGGCGCAAGTTTGCTAACAATTTTATACcttgcaaatcaaaatttctgtaacagatttttttcattaatctttttttatatttattgtaaTAGCTGTTCATTTACATCATCGATATATTCTTCTTAAAACAGCGATGTCGCCACCTACATCACCCTTACCACTCTTGCCGTTGTCGCCATCGTCTACTTTGTCTTTGAGTTGTTTGTCTTCGATGCCTATACTCGATACGTCTTCATGGTTTATCCTACCTTGATCTGGGCATTGGCTGGTATCATGGTAGCTAACGGTGATGACACTAACAGCCCAGTGTTTGTCTACAGCGCCATTCTCGTCTCAGTCTGTTTCATCTTCTTCATCGTCAAGACCGTTCTCATGATCATCCGCAGTCCCGTCTACCTGATCGTCAAGATGACCAAGGTCAACTCGACCACGTACAAGCACATGATGTAGAAAAAAACAGACCGACAGAGTACTTGTTGGctaattttttcctttctatATTCTCTATTTTACCTTCTGcatttcctcctcctcctcctttttcttcttcttcttctccttttcgaAATACATCAAATGCAACCATTGTTCCACTCTTGTAACTATTCGTTaaatttcaggatttttttccaCGAAATTTTTTGGGAATTGAACAATTCCTTATTCCAGGAAATGTGATGATTTTGGAGAATGCTTAGTCCTTTATGAATCATATACACAAAGattattttataaagattttCGTTAAATTTCCTTGATTATCAAGCAGATTATTCATCTATAAACTTTCTACACGCtgttttcactttcaaaatAATGTCCAATTTTATGTCAAAAAGTGGGCCCTGATAAACCACAATACTCTATCATTTAACTTATAAAAAAGTAAaggaatatttcataaaatacatcTAATGAAATTACACAATTACAAATGCTCATAATATTGCAGCATAGGATACCCACTTAAAGTGCATGAATGACTTTACAATCCGATTTAAGCACATATAGATATCAAGAGATGAAATAGTTAAATTTCTGAATATCAAAGCAACCAATGTACAAGTTAATATATAAACATGATGGCGATACCgagattgataaataaaatgtgCAATAATTTCGAATTGTAGATTTCTTTTCAAGAGGTATTCTTTCGACTTTCATTTTGTCTTTCTTAAAGATTCATACCCACGAACAGAAACAAAGATGATATATAGAGTGAGAGTTagtgagtgtgtgggtgtgtatagGGGTGTGTGCGTGGGGGCATGTGTGTGaatgtgtgagagagagggatagggagggggagaaagaaaaacagaGAAGGGCATGTAAggagtttcatttattttaactcATCATTCAAATTTGTAGTATTAAAAAATCCACACATTGGTATTCATAAtacatatagcattttcatttatttgatgtaGATAAAAGAGCAATGTGGATGAAATGTCTTGCTTAAGGGCATAAAGTGCGGTACCGAGCATCGAACCCCCCATCCTCGGATCTCCAAACAAGCGCCTTCAACCACTCGGCCACGACACCTTTactatttatgtttatataagTATTTATCTCGGATCACAAAATATAAACTAACATAACGTCAAATGAATCACAAAGCATGTCATCCATCATAAAtcgtagaaaaaaatgaaaaaatgataaacttgAACATAGCTAAGTAGCAGCCACGTtgtcaaaattaaattaaaaaaatacaaataaattcgATCGAGGATCAAGAATGTTActtatcatatttattatttcGTTGACTCTTCTATTCTTTCGTGTTCGTCTAGACGCACACTgcatgcaaaaaatattttctatttctctctttcgATTCTCCGGACACCCGAGTGTCATATaagtaataccttggtcacatttactctacggcgcccttacggcaagtcgaaaacagccgttttaatttttttgtaccagctcaTATAGTggagtttgaataaaaatgaataaaacggccgttttcgactcgccgcaCGATCGCCGtaaagcaaatgtgaccgaggtataaccTCCATCGAATGTCACGTGCTTGGCATAGCAAACAATAAATCAGGCTCTCAAGATCAAGTCAAAGATTAACAGTATTATAATTCTATTGTCCGCGCACTGAGTCACGCATAAAAGGTAAGATTATATCAGTTATTTTTCCAGTTCTTGTCCTATATTATTAAATTACCGTACGTAGTAATCACCTACTAATgcaaatgatgtaggcctacggCTGTTGTGAATTCCAACATACTGTGGAACATAtattgaaatgtgaaatttaggTGAGGGAATTTCCTTTCCTCTGCTCGATTGATTGACCCCGAATACAATAACAATGAACCGTAAAGACACGTCGTAGAGAATTTATATGCGCTCTCGTTTATTTCGTTAATATTTTATAGTATCAAATTCGTATCATACAGGTCAATACCTATATCATAATATAAAACctctgaataaaaagaggtttGGGGCTGTTTTCTTACCACAACATCATAAACATTAATCATAATGGAGGGAATGTAAGACCTAGATAAGTGGTGTCATAACAAAAGTTATCTGGTATCCATGCGTTTGGCTTATTTTTAATTTAGGACTTTTAAAACTTCAtgatggttattattattatcatcgtttTTATTAGGCCtatgattatttattatcattattatagttgttatgttgttatttttgtttttatgttattatttatgatcaatatgattatcatcatgatgaaaCCAGCATTAATTTTAATGTTAGcatttttattaatatcattaccatcataattCCCATCGCCATTCTCATCACCGTCAGCTATCATCACTGTTTATTACTTGATGTAGTATGTGTCAGTATAGCTTACTCAATTTATAGAATTTAcactttcttatattatttttccctcttttatttttttcttgtgcaGGATCTtgacttttctttttcattttctaacaAGTTGAGTTGAAGATGGAATCCGTGGTGGTAGCATCGTTTTGCACCCTTGCCGTTTTCCTGCTTCTCCAGTTTGTCAACTACCAGGCAGCTATTGGACCTGATAGTCCGTTGTCCATTGGTAAGGCTGTGttcaataatgataagaatgataataataataatgatgataataacggtatatttacccagggtagccacttaagtcccgaaaactgttctcccagcgggccctgctattattattcatcggctgagctaggctacctattcaggtgcacacagctttttgatgaattacctgccggtacccatttacctcacctgggtcgagtgcagcacactgaggatgaattccttgctgaaggaaagtacgccatggctgggatttgagcCCACttccctctgtttcagagtccggagaatAATCGACTGGGCCACGACGTTTATGTCAGTGATGACCCCCACCAATTCACATGTGCCACCTTATTATCCTACCATCCCTGCTTGTCATCTGAAGTCCACAATAGCTTACTCCTAATATCCCTCTTTTTCCTTCACAAACTCCATACCTCCCGTTCTAAGTCTCTTGAAATTTCCTAACATCGGATCTATGattacatacatttacattcCATCTGGAACACAGGAATCTCCAAAGAAGTCGAGGGATCAGTTAAGAGAGAGACGCTCAATCGACAATTTATAGGGTAAAAGCGAGAGAGCGTTGTGGTATTGAAATCCAAAGTGGATcttgtgaaatttgtaaatggGCTCTTGAATTTCGATTATCAAAAATATCATGTGAAGTAACTACAACCTCAATGTTtggcattatttattttcttgtcgaTTAACCTAGCAAGCAAagtagtattttattttattctcttaTTACAAATTTAACTGAATTTGTCTTTTGATCTGTATTTCCCTCCTTTATTCACTTCCCAAAGGATGGTTTAAAAGCACTGTTGGTAACATCTCAAATAAGTACCCCACCCCGGTCACCCCTGCCGGGTACACTTTCAGCATATGGGGTCTCATCTACCTGTGGAACTTTGCCTGGATCATCTACATCCTGACGACCTTATGTCGATCAAACAGCCGCGGACCAGTCTACCTCAACCCACCTGCGACAACGGTCATGTTCCTCAACAGCTACATGATCAACAATGTTGCCAACATCCTGTGGCTATTCTTGTGGGATCGGGAGTACCTGACTAGATCTGCGTTAGGTCTCTTTCTGATCGCACTAACCCTCTACGTAGGGTTGTACATCAGCCTCACCAATGTCTACCAGTATCTCACCGATTTCAAAGACTTTGCAGAGTAGGTTTGACGTTTCTTAGAATTAATGACATGAATGATGCAGTTCAGTAGTGTTTGAGCATAACTCGTGTTAAAATTAAAACTTTTGATTGTCCACAAAtcatttttctgtattttattttcgTGAGGAACATGCAGGTGTTacgtatgattatttttcttcaacaaTGTCAAATGAACTTGGTACTATGTCCGAAGAACATTAAAGGGAAGCATTGTAGCTGTTCTCACTTCTGCAATAATTTTAAAACATGGCTTATCTCAAATGATCAACCCAATAATCCAAACTGAAGTGTGTAAGTTGGAACCTTCAACGttatataattaaaaataaaaacgggATCTCTTCGCTCCTACATTTCAATAATGTTCTTGAAACATTTACATATTCTCGTCCCAAGAAGGAAAATCAGGTGTACGTTCATGTAatcattatatttataaatattatgGCGATTATTTTAGCACATTTATATTCTATCTAATTGTATGTATCtctccatgaaaattattcaaCTAATAAATGTGTTTCCGATTCAACTaaacatttcaattattttatttttggttgtTAGATCTGATCTTTGGGCCTATAGAGTCTTAGTGCATAACGGTCTAGCCATCTACGCTACCTGGGCTACAGCTGCATCCCTCATCAATCTCTCAGTAGCACTCATATACGAAGCCATGCTACCAAGGTAATTAcaatctttaaaggggaagttcaccctgacaaaaattttattgtaaaaatagcagaaaaaataataaaaaatattgccgaaggtttgagaaaaattcatcaaataattaaaaagttattagaatttcaattatttgatttgtgacgtcatatgcgagcagcatttatacatagcgaatggtaaaaaatcaatgaaatgtcattttctcag
This genomic window from Lytechinus variegatus isolate NC3 chromosome 10, Lvar_3.0, whole genome shotgun sequence contains:
- the LOC121422918 gene encoding uncharacterized protein LOC121422918 produces the protein MESVVVASVCTLIVFLFLQFVTFQASIGPDSPLSIGWFKSTHEVISGKYPTPVTPAGYAFSIWGLIYLWNFAWIIYILTTLCRSNSRGPVYLNPPATTVMFLNSYMINNVANILWLFLWDREYLTRSTLALFLIALTLYVGLYVSLTNVYQYLTDFKDFAESDLWAYRVLVHNGLAIYATWATAAALINLSVALIYEAMLPSDVATYITLTTLAVVAIVYFVFELFVFDAYTRYVFMVYPTLIWALAGIMVANGDDTNSPVFVYSAILVSVCFIFFIVKTVLMIIRSPVYLIVKMTKVNSTTYKHMM
- the LOC121422972 gene encoding uncharacterized protein LOC121422972, coding for MESVVVASFCTLAVFLLLQFVNYQAAIGPDSPLSIGWFKSTVGNISNKYPTPVTPAGYTFSIWGLIYLWNFAWIIYILTTLCRSNSRGPVYLNPPATTVMFLNSYMINNVANILWLFLWDREYLTRSALGLFLIALTLYVGLYISLTNVYQYLTDFKDFAESDLWAYRVLVHNGLAIYATWATAASLINLSVALIYEAMLPSDVATYVSLTTLAVIVIVYFVFELFVFDAYTRYVFMVYPTLIWALAGIMVANGDDTNSPVFVYSAILVSVCFIFFIVKTVFMIIRSPVYLIVKMTRVNSTTYKHIM